One stretch of Zerene cesonia ecotype Mississippi chromosome 20, Zerene_cesonia_1.1, whole genome shotgun sequence DNA includes these proteins:
- the LOC119834984 gene encoding sesquipedalian-1 yields MKINEKNLCAFASSATPVDREGWLDLRGEVGKSYQRRWFTLKGNLLFYFDKKGDKEPVGVIILEGCTIELTEEESYSFKIVFHCEAGRTYFLCTNSQASMEAWMKALACASYDYMKLMVAELQRQLDEAQAEEAAEAAALVTITPPEEEEPKVPPRGQRHNPFNKVADGESKAVPGSRHHKESARPEAVRKRVSFRDIHTAFGRAVLAHRAHWRAARSAPQPPPLIQL; encoded by the exons ATGAAGATAAACGAGAAAAATTTATGCGCTTTCGCATCATCAGCTACTCCAGTAGATCGAGAAGGTTGGCTCGATCTTCGGGGAGAAGTCGGCAAGAGTTATCAGCGGCGATGGTTTACATTAAAAGGCAATTTGTTGTTCTATTTCGACAAGAAAGGTGACAAAGAACCCGTAGGAGTTATTATTTTGGAAGGATGCACTATAG AATTGACAGAGGAAGAATCATACAGTTTTAAGATAGTGTTCCACTGTGAGGCTGGTCGCACATATTTCTTATGCACCAACTCGCAAGCATCTATGGAGGCTTGGATGAAAGCTCTGGCCTGCGCTAGCTATGATTACATGAAACTTATGGTGGCCGAGTTGCAAAGACAGTTGGATGAAGCACAAG ctGAAGAAGCAGCAGAAGCTGCAGCTCTAGTTACAATAACTCCCCCAGAAGAGGAGGAGCCTAAAGTGCCGCCGCGTGGGCAGCGACACAATCCATTTAATAAAGTGGCAGATGGAGAGAGTAAGGCTGTGCCCGGGAGTAGGCATC ACAAAGAGAGCGCGCGGCCCGAAGCGGTCCGCAAGCGCGTGTCGTTCCGCGACATCCACACGGCGTTCGGGCGCGCCGTGCTCGCGCACCGCGCGCACTGGCGCGCCGCCCGCAGCGCGCCGCAACCCCCACCGCTCATACAGCTTTGA